The Wolbachia endosymbiont of Ctenocephalides felis wCfeT genomic interval CACCGATTCATACATCAAACCCTTATCATGTAGCTGTTTAAATGCCCACATAACTGACTCCATGAATGACTTATCCATAGTTTTATAGTCATTGTGGAAATCCACCCATCTTGCCTGCCTATTTACATACTTTTCCCATTCTGAGGCAAATTTCATTACTGAAGTACGGCAATGGTTATTGAATTTATCAATGCCAAATTTCTCTATCTCAGTTCTGCCAGATATTCCAAGCTCCTTTTCAGCTCCCATTTCAGCAGGTAATCCATGGCAATCCCAACCAAATCTGCGTTCAACTCTTTTTTGAAGCATGGTTTGATATCTTGCAAATGCATCTTTTATAAAGCCAGTAAGTAAATGTCCATAATGTGGCAATCCATTTGCAAATGGAGGGCCATCATAAAATACAAAGCAATTATCCTTAGAACGTCCTTCCACTGATTGCTCAAAAACTTTATTTTCCTGCCACAATTTTATTGTTTCCTTTTCAATTGAAGCAAAATTAGGACTGCTACTTGTATCAAGGTAATGTTTTGGCTTTGGTTTCATACTCACTAGATAACCTAATATTCACTGTTAAAGCATATAGAACTTCCTTAAGAATTTCAAACTAGCTTACTTGGCAATAATCTTTTTGTCTCTTAATAAGCTTTGCAACTCACCTTTTTCATACATTTCTCTAGTTATATCACAACCACCGATGAATTCTTCTTTTATGTATAATTGTGGAATTGTTGGCCAATCAGAAAATTTCTTTATAGATTCACGTATTTCATCATTTTCCAGTACATTGATATCTTTAAATTTTACATTTAATTTTTTAAGAATTGATACCACAAGCCCAGAGAATCCACATTGAGGAAAGTCAGAAGTGCCTTTCATATATAACACTACGTCATTTTCTGCTATATCTTTTTTTATTTGTTCAAAATCACTCATAAACTTTAATAGAACGCGTTCTTTTAAATTATAATACCTAATTATTACCTAAAACTCTTGTATGTGCAATCGAATCTTTTTCTTGCAATATAGGCTTACAAATTAAAGTTATAGCAAATATTCCCTGCTTCCTGGCTTAGTTATAGGTAATTGTTTTAGCTCACTAGGAATTTCTTTTTCACTATAATTTTCAATATTGAGTTCAACCAAAGATATCACGGGAAAAGGTAATTTCGTTTCACTGCTCCTCTTTATCAAAGAAGCTTCCGCAATGACCTTACCCCCCATACCTTCTGCACATTTTACTGCTTCAAGCGATGATTTTCCTGTAGTTATCACATCTTCAATAAGTAGTATCTTATCGCCTTGTTTAATTTTAAATCCACGGCGTAATTCAAATTCACCATTAACACGCTCGCAAAACATTGTCTTTACTCTAAGCTGCCTACCAATTTCATAGCCTACAATTATTCCACCAATTGCAGGAGAGAGTATTAAATCTATAGGAGTATTTAGCTCTTTTTTTATTTTATTTGCTAGTAATTTACAAACTTTCATAGCCCTGCTTGGATCTTCAAAGATTTTGGCACATTGTATGTATGTATCGCTATGCAAGCCAGATGATAGAACAAAATGCCCCTCTAGTATTGCTCCCGCTTCTTTAAATTCTTTTATTATTGGATGACTTTCTTCTAACATTATTTTAATTAAGTTTCACTATCACATTCTTTATTAATTATCTGAGTTACGCAAACATCAGACCAAACATTTATTGCAGTTTCAAACATATCAATGATTGTATAAATAGGCAAAATTAGCCCCATAATATGCAATGGCACATTCATCGATACTAGGTAGCTAGTTGCCATAAAATAGCACCCCATCGGCACTCCAGCATTACCAATTGCAGCTCCTGTAGCCAAAAAGATCCATATAAACATTTCACTCAGAGAAAAAGTGTACCCATTCATTTCTGAAACAAACATCACTGTAACCAGTATAAACGCAGCACATGCGTTCATATTAATTGTTGTGCATATTGGCAAAATAAATGATGACAACTTCTTTGGCACTTTGAGCTTATTTTGCACACAATCTATAGTGGTTGGCAGAGTTGCACTGGATGATTTTGAAAAGAATGCGAGTGTCAATGCTGGCATTGCCCCCTTTAGCGTCTGAATTGGCGATATACCCTTGTACCACATAAGTAATGGCAAAATAAAAATTGCCTGCACGAGATTTGCAGACATTATACAAGCAAAATACCATATAAGACTATATAACTCACTTCCACCTTTTAGCTCGTGTAAAAAGCACGTTATAAATGACCACACAGCAAGTGGAATAAACTTCAACAATCCTTGAGCAATTTTAAGTAATGCATCAAAAAGTGCAGAGAACACTTGATGCAGTATATCCTGCTTTTCCCTTGAGAGCGAGATAACAGACCCACCCATTAAAAAAGCAATTAATATGCTACCAATTATATTATTCTCGAGAAAAACTTGCACGAAATTTGAAGGTATAAGTGATTTTAAATACGAGAAGTAATTGTGACCATTCTCATTTACACTTTCTATCGTATTGCCTATAAAATTTTTTCTTACTGGATCGATTAGTAAATAAAAGGATAATGCAACAAACGCAGCAATAATGGTTGTAAGCAGTGTATAGAATAGCGTTTTTTTGACTAAAACTTTGATTTCAATTGAATCTTTCAGCCCAGAAATTGTGGATACTATAGATAAAAACACCAATGGTAAACTTATCAATTTTAACAGACTGATAAATATATCACTAAATAACTTTGCTATTTCAAATATAATATCATTAGCTAAATAATACGCAATGATCGCACATATTACAGCGCAAAATATAGCTAACTTATTCATGTGAAATACACAACGTATAAAGCAACATTATACGACTAATCTTGAAACAGAGAAATAATTTTACAGATTTAAACCAGATCTTATGAATAAGAATATTCTGCTTTGATCAACCAAGGTCATGACCATAATCGTGACCTTGATCATGACCAGGTGTAGGGCCAGGTGAGAAAGATTGACCTCTATAATTGCCTTCGTTATGCATGTCATGTAAACCTTCCGCATCATGAGCCATCGCATTATTAGCATGAGGATAGTCATTCGGGTCAGGTCCTTCCATGCCTCCACCCTGCGCACCTTCATGCTGCATACCATCTTCTGGTGGCGCTTCCCCGCCTTCTCCGGCATAACGTGAAAGATATTCTGCAATACCAGAAGCATCAAACATTTTTATGCCAAACATATTATCTGGTTTACTCAATCCAAATAATGATACTAAACTGCTACAACTTACTAAACCTTCAAATACGTTATTAAAAGCAGCAATTGACCCTTCATGAACATTAAACAGCCACTTCATACCATCTACAATCGTTGCAGCAAAATCTCCATGACCAAGGCCGAAGCCGCTTTTCTCACCACCAGATTCTTGGTGTTGTTGCATCGATTGCCATTCTGAAATATTTGGACCCATAAATCTTTAATTGTAAATTACTAACTATTATTATATCAAAAATAGTTAAAAATCAATTGATTAATTGCTCGTAGCAACAGTGAAGTTGCAACAGGCACACTGAGGAAGAGTGTTAATATTTATCATTTCTTAAGATAAAACGTTTAAAATGTTAGACAATTGTTAAAGTGAGGTTTAACTATGTCAAAGTATTTTCCAGTAGATTGTAATTCCTTGTATTTCTATCTTTATTTTGATGAGGTTTAGCTTTCATCTGCAATCCAGTGTGCCGCTATTAACTTAGCGGCACTATTGTACTACTCCGATTAATAGAAAATTAATCATTAGGCTCAACTGTTAGTTGGTGTATTTTAATTTTAACTAGAAATATATCGATAAATGCAACTTTGCAGATAAATGGCTTTAATATTGAGGTTTAATATGATAGCATTATTTACACTTATAAGGAGAATACTACTACCGCCCTCCAAAAGTAAACAAAATGTACCTGCCAGTAAGTATAGAAGAATAGCAGAGCAACTATTGCCAGGTGAAAGAAATCAAGAGTTATATGATGCCGTAAAAAACAAGGTAAGTAAAAATAGTCATGAGCCAATGACTTTCAAGTGTGGAGCTATTGAACGCTGTAAAGAACTATTGAAAAACGGTGCTCACCCTCACCGGCTAGTGCTATTTAAAGAAGATTTTAACGCATTATCTAAAAAACAAAAAGAATACTACTTAGAGTTTTTAAAGCGCTTAAACAAAATAGTGCAGAAATCAAAATATATTTCACAAGAAAAAAAAGAGAAGGTCGCCAACATTGTTAAACAAATTAATAATATTGTTAAGAAAGAAATAAACACACGCGTTAAAGAAAAAAGTCATGACAAAAGTGATGATAGCGGAATCGGAAGTTGTATCGAAAGTTGTTCTGAAGAGGATTCATACTCGCTAGAATCCTCTTCAGAAGATGAGCTTCATTCTAATAATATTGAAGATGGCCCTTCTACAAGTAGAAAAGATCAAAAGAGTAATGAAGTCATTAATAACTTACATGCTATTGCTCGGCAAAGTGGAAAACAAAAGTGCGAGTTTTTAGATAAAGTCATTCAGAACACACCTCAGGAGAGCTTAGAATCGTATATCAATAGTCAAAAAGATGGAAAAACTCCTCTGCAAGTAGCGTTAATTGCTAAAGTATCAAAAACAAAACATAAATCTAACACAGTTAGAGATAACGATAACACCCTTAAATTCATTGCCAAGTTACTACAACATGGAGCAGATCACACTGGTTTAAAACTATTGCCAGACCAATTATGTGACCTAAATAAAGAACAAACAACATATTATTATGGCTTCTTAAAAAAATTATCTGAATCGATAAAGCAATCTGAATTAGATCAGAAAATAAAAGATAAAATAATAATTAAAATTGCAGAGATTATTGACAATGGCTATCCATTACATTCAGCAGTTCGAAATAAAGAGAAAGATAGGTTTTTTAATCTTTTAAAAATTGATTGTGATATTACCACCCAAGATGAAGAAGGTAATAATGTTTTACATTATATTGCTTTGCTCAAGAAAAATAAAAAAGTTGATTATTTAGACCGAGTATTAAACTATAAAATACCTAAATATAAATTATATGAAGCTGTAAATGCTGTTAATAATGAGGGATATACGCCGCTACAAGTCGCATTAACAACAAAGGCTAGGAAGCCAAAAATCGAATACCTAAAACAAGAAACATTTTTTGACTTAAAAGCAGTTGATAATAATACAACACAATTTTGTGCAAAATTATTAGAAAGTGGTGCAAGTCCTGACTCTTTAGAATTAAAGGATAGGGAGTCAAAAAATGAATTTAATCAATTTCACACTAAACGATATTATTTTGCTTTGCGAAATTTAAAGTACTACCCCGAAACTCCACCAAACGCTCGAAAAGAAGCGAGAGGATTAAAAGAAAAACTTGAAGAAAAATACGGCTGTAGAACTGCTTCTAAGGCATGCAAATCTGGAGCCAAATCTGTTGCTAAAGGGTGTAAGTCTGGAGTTAAATATGTCGCAAAAAAAACAAAATCCGCCGTAAAAGCTATAGGAAGATTTATTGATCCAGGTAGAAGAGCTTTCATTGCAGCAGTGGCGGCTGTTACAATTACCATTATTATAATAACAATAATTGCTTTTGCTGAAGGCGCAATTTCACCAATAGCAGCTATATCTCTAATAGCTGCTGCAGGGATTTGTCTTGCTTTAACTTTATTGGGATGTGGTGTTCATAAGGGATTCAGCAAAAAACCCTCTTCTGATTCACCTAAAGATGAAAGTAAGTTTCAACCAACTATTGAAACTAAGGATCAGCGCTTAGCTAATGATCCAGAGGAGAAAGCAGAACAATTGGAGTTTAATGATGCTCCTGTAACTGGACTAAACAGTGTATCAATAACTTCTGGGCAGATTACGAACTCTCAGCAATCTAATAGACAAGTCAGTAACCTTTAAAATACTGCTTCTTCTAAAAGCTGCTCGCTTTCATCATCAATGGTCATACCATTTGTTAGCAGTAAATCCCTGATTTTTGTTTCTATCTCGTCTGCAACTTCTTTATTTGTTTTTAAGTAACTTTTGACATTTTCTCTTCCCTGCCCAAGACGTGTATTTTTGTACGAATAATAAGCACCAGCTTTTTCAAGCACACCAAGCTTTGCTCCCATATCTATTATTTCTCCAAGCTTTGATATACCTTCATTATACATTATGTCAAATTTTGCCTCTCTAAATGGAGGCGCAACTTTATTTTTTACCACTTTCACTCTTGTCTCATTTCCTGTGATATTTTCCTTATCTTTTATTGCACCAACTTTTCTGATATCAAGCCTGATAGAAGTGTAAAATTTCAATGCATTTCCACCAGTCGTTGTTTCTGGATTTCCATACACTACACCTATTTTCATACGGATTTGGTTAATAAATATCAATATGCAGTTTGCCTTTGAAACAGCAGAGGTCAATTTACGGAGCCCATGACTTAAGAGTCTTGCTTGAAGACCCATGTGTTGATCACCCATATCTCCTTCTATTTCAGCCCTTGGAGTGAGTGCTGCAACAGAGTCAACAACTATCACATCAACAGCTCCAGAACACACTAAATACTCAACGATATGTAACGCTTGCTCTCCAGTATCTGGTTGTGAAATCACTAAATCATCAGTATTCACTCCAAGTTTACGAGCATATATTACATCCAGCGCATGCTCCGCATCAATGAACGCGCATGATCCACCTTTTTTCTGCGCCTCAGCAATTACATGCAAAGCAAGAGTAGTTTTTCCTGAGCTTTCAGGGCCAAAAATTTCAATTATACGTCCCTTTGGTAATCCTCCAACACCAAGAGCTGAATCAAGTGCGATTGATCCTGTAGATATTGTATCTATCTTCTCCACAGGATTTTGCTTTAATTTCATTATAGCACCTTTGCCAAACGCTTTTTCAATTTGACTTATTGCATTGTCCAGTGCTTTCTGCCTATCACTACTTCTTTCGTCTGTCATGGTTCGTTTACAAGTTCATACAATCTTCTATGGTAACCGAACGCAAATAACCTGCCAAGGTTTTTTCTTGGAGAAGCCCTATGAAAGAGATAAACAAGTTATGTAATGGATTCAATATCAAACTTTCCACCACAAGCTGCTTCCCACTCTTTCTTGAATTTTTTCAAATGCTCTTTTTTTTCACATTCCAAAAGCAACTCCTCTATATTCTTGTTATAGCTTCCTGCAGTGATCCTTCCCTGGTGATACATAAATCTTAAGTAAATCAAATAAGTATTAACTACATCTGTTTCACAATAGTCTCGAATTTCTTGCAACTTGCCACTATCGTATAAGCTCGTCACTTGTGAACCATCAACTCCGATCTTGCCAGGAAGGCTAAATGCAGCACAAACTTCATTCATTTTTACCCTTGCAGAAGCACCAAAATCAGAAAGAGACTCAAGTAAATCACAATGCCAATCACTACTATACCTTTGATTATAGCTATTCCACTTATCACCTGCTTTATGTAAATATTCTGCTTGAATACCATGAACCATAGCACGATACTTGAGCACTGGCATGTCAAAAGTGCGTCCATTAAAAGAAACTAATCTAGGCTTTTTTTCTGACATGTAGTTAAAAAACCCTCTAACTAATTCCTTTTCGTTAGAACCCAGTGTTCCTCCTGATCTGATTTCTTGAAGTGTAAATACTTCATATCCATTTTTATGGCTTATGTTACAAAGTAAAAAGCTGATAACAACAACTTGGTGAAAGGGTTGACGTAAAAAAGGATTTTGCCCACTTGTTATTTCCAGGTGATATTTTGTTAATGCCTCCCTTCTTTCTTCTACACTAGTATTGTTACTGATATTGAGTAAATTCGTGCAGGAATCTACGTCTGGTATAGTTTCAATATCAAATACTAGTAGAGAATTAAGCATCGCTTATATACTCCTCAGGGCGGTCAGTCCAAGGCCGTACTTTTACAAACAAAAAAAGGTGAACTTTACATTCAAATAATTTTTCTAGCTCAGCACGCGCTTCAATGCTAATTTTTTTAATACTACTCCCATCTTTTCCCAACACTATTTTTTTATGACTATCTTTTAATACAAATATAACCTGCTTTATAACCAAACTCTTGTCCTTTTTTTCTTCAAATTGCTCAGTTATTATAGCTGCAGAATACGGCAACTCTTCACGTAAATTCAAGAACAATTTTTCTCTCGTAATTTCCGCTGACAAAAAATTCATTGATGAGTCGGTTATTTGATCTTCTTCATAAAACCAAGGACCAACAGGTGCGATTTCAGATAGGTAATCCATCAAGTCATCAAGTCCATCATTTTTCAAAGCTGATATCGTAAAAATCTTTTCAAACTTATAAAGTAGTTTCAGATGCTCATATGCCATTTTTAGTTCAGGCTTTTTTATTAGATCAGTCTTATTGATAACTAAAATGCATCTACTTCGCGTACGCTGCAGCCGTGCAAATACAGTCTTGATTCTCTCTATATTCTTTAAATAATTGCTTGCATCAATAAGCAGCAAGGTAACGTCATTACCCTTAATGGCCGACCACGCAGATTTAACTAAAGCTTTTTCAAGCTTTGTCTCTGCTGAAAATATTCCTGGAGAATCAGTAAATATAACTTGTGTCTCATTATACGTTGCAATACCCCTAATTTGCGTTCTTGTTGTCTGCACCTTAGGAGTAACGATTGCAATCTTTTTACCCACTATACTGTTAATTAATGTAGACTTCCCAGCATTTGGTAAACCAGCAATAGTAACGAATAAGCACTTTTGTTCTTTCACGTGGAATTTTTTTTTATCTTATATATTAACTATACAGATACCACGCTTTATGGCAACTATGGTCTTCTTATACGCTACTATACCTTACTCTTTTATAACAATTATAATCCTCTTGAAGAAGATACAACACTCTTATGTGATTCATCCTCTACTTGCTTAGCATAAGAAGAAAGAGATATAAAACTCTCATATGGTTCAATCTTTACTTGCTCAATATAAGAAGAATTTTTGTAATTACTTTTCACTTCATCAAAAAAATTTACACCTCTTAAGACATAATCTACCAAATTGGCAGCATAATGTTGAACTTTACCCAAAACTACAGCATTGACCTTATTTATTGCTCTAACAGGATAGTAAAAGAGAGATACATAATTGTTTGACCGGAAATCGCTTTCATCTGTTCTATAAATAGCTTCGTGGTAACCATCTATTTTATGGACGCTATACTCCTCTGGAGCTGATACCCTTAATTGTGCACCCACATGTGCATAACCAAGGCAACCAGGTGATACTGCTGGTACTGGATCTTGTCTATGCTGAGTTACCCTGATGGTTTTCTCTTCCAGAGCTTCATTATAGAATTCACTAGCAGTAAGATCAAAAACCCTTGGATCACCAAAAGTTGCAACATGAAGATCTTCAGCACCTTCTGTTTTGTTAAGACATAAAGCAGCTATTTTTGCAACAGCTCCTCCCATACTATGGCCTGTAAGATTAAATTTAAAATCTTTAATTTCTGACCCTTGTTTTTCAGCATGAGATTTTAAAATACCATAAAGATTAGGCCATGAATCCGTAAATGAATTATAAAAACCACGATGAATCCTTCCACCTTCAGGTAAAAGCTCTGAAGTAGTAAAAGACATGTTGAGATCAGTCATTACATCATTTAACCCCCACAAACCATGCTTTAGACGAGTACCATGGTAAGCTATTGTTATTCTGACCTTTTATGAAAACGCACCCAGCATCTTCTTCAAAGCTGTTACCAAATGGAATAACCTCGTAACCTTCGCTCATAAATTCAGCTCTGGTTTTATGCATTTTTTCGTTTTCAAGGATAATAAAATCCTCTTTCTCTTCTGTAAGCTTATCAGCTACGGCTTTGTATTTTTTCTCACTTAACTTAAAGTCAGCGTCACCATAGCTTATTTTGCAGAAATTACTCATTTCCAGTAATTTCTCTTTATTAAATCCTGCAATTTCTACAATGCTTTTGTCTATTTGATACGAAGAAGGTAAAGAGTGTATCTCATTTGGATCACGAGGATTTATAAACTCATAATCCTCAATAATTTCAAATCCTTCACTTAAAGTAGGGTTTGATTGACCGTCTGACTCTTGGCTTTCACCACTTGCACTGAAATTAAACCAGTTACGCCAAAAACTAAAATCCATAAATGCCTCACAATTATATCTTCAAATTGTAATATAAACTGGTATAGCTGTCAACAATGAATTTCTTGTTTATTGCTCTGTACGTCTTAATTTATTACGTTAATACAGCTTTTTTTCTACTTGCTGCACAATGTGATAAAAGCAATCAAAATCTAAACTCGCACTACCAATCAGCACTCCTGATAAATCTGTAATATCCAGCAAGTTTTCTATATTTTCAGAATTCACTGATCCGCCGTATATGACGTTCTTGTCAGTAAAAGATTTGATTATCTGTATTACCTCAGTAATAGAACTATTATTTGGTATATTACCTGTACCGATCGCCCATATTGGCTCGTATGCTACAGTATATTCACCACTAATTGGCAAACGATTTCTGCATTGACGTTCTATCACTTCTTGTGTTTTGCCACTTTTATAATCCGCTAAATTTTCACCCACACAAACAATTGGGTGTAAACCTGACTCTATTGCCGCTTCTGCTTTGAGTTTTATATCATTATCCGTTTCATGAGTTCTTTCAGAGTGTCCAAGTATTACATGAGTGCATTTCAACTCTTTCAGCATTGCCACACTGATTTCACCTGTATAAGAACCAGATTGCTTATAATGGCAATTCTGTGCCCCTATACTTAAATTATCACTTAAATTTATACTATCTGGAAATGATGTAAAAGGCGGGCAAATCACCAACCGAGAGGTAATCCCACTACTCTTCCCACTCATCTTACTGATAAAATCAACAAACGAGGAACGCATTCCGTTCATCTTCCAATTTGCTACTATTAAAAAGGGCATTAAATATTAATTTTATAAGAGTGCCGGCTATCGGACTTGAACTGATAACCTACTGATTACAAGTCAGTTGCTCTACCAATTGAGCTAAGCCGGCCGCTTACAATATACAATTGTTGGCGAATTTGAGTCAATCAATTTTTCATGTAAAGCTTTTTATTTCCACTAAGGGAACGTTGTTCCAGCTATTGTTTCCATAGCTATCCATTGAAGCATTTAGATAATCTGTATCAAAGCGCACTGGTACATCAAATTCAAAGCTTGCAGTGATTATTGCACCTCTTGCTGGAGGCTTCATAAATGTTACTTCCCCGGTTGAACAATTCACTAAGTATTTACTTTCTTCTGTACCATTTATATAGATCTTTATTGCACCACTTACTGGCTTCCTGATCACACGAACATGCTTATCAGTTCCACTTGTGTAAGTTTTGATCAATTGAAAAGTCAAGCTTTTACCATCACCCACTCCAATTTCTTGATTAATGGCTCTAAAATCTGACCAATCCTTGAAGCGAAATCCTATCGCCTTACCCTTTCGTGCCCGAAAAAATGCCACTAATTCTAGCAATTGTTCATTCGATCTAACTCCGCACCCTATGTTATACTTAGCACGAGCATGAAGCCAATTGATATTACGCTGCTCACAGCCATTATGAGTTATCACAATTTCGGTGGAAAATTCTGGCCCTCCAGTGGAACCGTAAGATATATCGTCTGGAAATCTAATTTCTGTAAATGACATATGTCCTCCTATGTAAATAAGTTTATATATTGATTGTAAATGCTATTGCTTACCGTAGAACATTGTTCCAAAAGGTGCCACTTGAAATGACACCTCAACGCAAATGCTTATTGCTCACCAAGAATAGTAGATTGATAAAGATTATCAGCAAAATCATAAAGTTTCTGATATTTTTCTTCTAACTCTACATACCTTTTTTGCTGCTCTTGTTGTGACTGTTCGTACTTTTCTTTTATTTCTAATGTTCTACGAAATACCTCAGCCTCTATGTGCTGATTAATAACATCTTGATTGCATATATAATCACTATATTCAGATTTGTCAAGCATAATTTTACCCTCATAAAAATAAAAATCTTATGGTAAATTAGTTGCGAATTTATGAAAACTATGGTAAAAAAAACCGCTATTTTTTTGCGTCAAGCATAATCATAAATTCATTAGGATTTACATAACCCAGCGCATTTTTTGCTTGTTCATCAAGTAGATCTAAGTCTAAACTTTTTTCGTATAAGCCAAATATTCTGTTGCTCAATTTATCTCTTTCAAGGGAAATATGCTGCAATAAAAGCTTATTATGTTCTATTTCCTTTTTCAAATCCATCAACGTCAATAGACCACGCTTGCCTCTGACTGCACTGACACTAAAATACATCGTTAAGCAAAAAGCAAAGAACGTTAGGATTAAAAAGAGTAATTTCTTCCTTCTCTTAGGCACGTGCTTTAAGAACCTTGGCGTACCTTACACCTTGGTCTTACTTTGTTTATAACGTAAACTTTACCACCTCTTCTCACAACTTTGCAATTTTTATCTCTGTTGCGATGAGATTTAAGCGATCCTTTAACTTTCATATCAATATCAAATTATCTTACATTATTGTCATCTATAGATTATTAGTCAACAGATTTTGTAAAGTATTATACATCCCAAAAATATAGGTACTACGAAGAAAGACCCTTCAATATACCATTGATTTTCCAGTACGTTATAAAATTGTTCATAACTTCATGATACGATTCTTACCATATTTATCATATTTACAGTGAGGTGTTAATTATGACAAAGAACCCAGCAATTACATTAGCAGCCAAAGCTAAAGAGTTTAGTTTTCATAAATTAAGAGCAGAGAAAAGCAATGAACAAGCAAAGTCTGGTGTGACAATGTCCTTAGATTTTCACAGGATGAGTTTTATTATTAACGGAAAAAAAATAGATAAAAATCTTATTACTGCGTTTAAAGAAGGAGCTCAACACTACAAAAGCGGGCTTTTTAAAAGCGAACTTTTTAATAGTAATGATATATATAGTGATGAAACGTTTAACAACAGCGAAACAAGAGAAATAGATACAGATTATGGCAAAGCTTTTGTTGCTTCAGTATTAGAAAATCTTGAGAAAGAGCTTATAAGTGATGAATTGACTAAGTTGTGGAATAATCACTGCAAAAATTCTGAAACTGCTGATTATCAAAAAACTGATTCATTTAAGAAAGAATTTGAAGAATTTTACAATGCTGGAAAAAGTTATGCCCATCTACTGCCTGCAGAAAAAGATGAAGTCAAGTATGACCGCTTCCTTGCAAAAGAAATTTTTAAGCAAATGTTCAGATACGCTGGAGCAGAAGTTCCAAGTGATGCTATTTTAGAAGAGCTAATAACTAATTGTAATCAAGCAGGGTATGATGCTGCTCCAGCTATACACACCCAATTTGCACTTGGGGAGCCGTTCATAGTAACAAGCCCTGAAAAAGTAATTTATATTGATTGTACTAACCAAAATAATGTGAGAATTAGATCTGATATGAGGATTCCAATATGTTCTGTCAAGAATCAAGTTATACATAAGATATGTGATCTGCCTCATTCATTAGAATTTACACTTGAACATC includes:
- a CDS encoding triosephosphate isomerase, whose amino-acid sequence is MPFLIVANWKMNGMRSSFVDFISKMSGKSSGITSRLVICPPFTSFPDSINLSDNLSIGAQNCHYKQSGSYTGEISVAMLKELKCTHVILGHSERTHETDNDIKLKAEAAIESGLHPIVCVGENLADYKSGKTQEVIERQCRNRLPISGEYTVAYEPIWAIGTGNIPNNSSITEVIQIIKSFTDKNVIYGGSVNSENIENLLDITDLSGVLIGSASLDFDCFYHIVQQVEKKLY
- a CDS encoding lipase family protein translates to MTDLNMSFTTSELLPEGGRIHRGFYNSFTDSWPNLYGILKSHAEKQGSEIKDFKFNLTGHSMGGAVAKIAALCLNKTEGAEDLHVATFGDPRVFDLTASEFYNEALEEKTIRVTQHRQDPVPAVSPGCLGYAHVGAQLRVSAPEEYSVHKIDGYHEAIYRTDESDFRSNNYVSLFYYPVRAINKVNAVVLGKVQHYAANLVDYVLRGVNFFDEVKSNYKNSSYIEQVKIEPYESFISLSSYAKQVEDESHKSVVSSSRGL
- the era gene encoding GTPase Era yields the protein MKEQKCLFVTIAGLPNAGKSTLINSIVGKKIAIVTPKVQTTRTQIRGIATYNETQVIFTDSPGIFSAETKLEKALVKSAWSAIKGNDVTLLLIDASNYLKNIERIKTVFARLQRTRSRCILVINKTDLIKKPELKMAYEHLKLLYKFEKIFTISALKNDGLDDLMDYLSEIAPVGPWFYEEDQITDSSMNFLSAEITREKLFLNLREELPYSAAIITEQFEEKKDKSLVIKQVIFVLKDSHKKIVLGKDGSSIKKISIEARAELEKLFECKVHLFLFVKVRPWTDRPEEYISDA
- a CDS encoding FtsB family cell division protein, with the translated sequence MYFSVSAVRGKRGLLTLMDLKKEIEHNKLLLQHISLERDKLSNRIFGLYEKSLDLDLLDEQAKNALGYVNPNEFMIMLDAKK
- a CDS encoding TIGR02217 family protein, whose translation is MSFTEIRFPDDISYGSTGGPEFSTEIVITHNGCEQRNINWLHARAKYNIGCGVRSNEQLLELVAFFRARKGKAIGFRFKDWSDFRAINQEIGVGDGKSLTFQLIKTYTSGTDKHVRVIRKPVSGAIKIYINGTEESKYLVNCSTGEVTFMKPPARGAIITASFEFDVPVRFDTDYLNASMDSYGNNSWNNVPLVEIKSFT
- the ykgO gene encoding type B 50S ribosomal protein L36, which codes for MKVKGSLKSHRNRDKNCKVVRRGGKVYVINKVRPRCKVRQGS